A genome region from Leptospira langatensis includes the following:
- a CDS encoding LIC_10572 family protein, giving the protein MANRRKPPRKSAGKKQESSHKHPGGNRGQQQHKKRPDHGRSNRHQQQTVATKISETMKELPMRSAQPSGGSSTWVKIIGFIAVALILFFGYFIVREYLDKTPVYGKHGWDESAGEAVTWEDAVKYCSSRRKRLPDKEELKSFSKRADKKLKSAGVFWSTSPSDKGDYTTVNLSTGEYGSSETSHKFAAICVK; this is encoded by the coding sequence ATGGCGAATCGTCGTAAGCCCCCTCGCAAATCAGCCGGGAAAAAACAAGAATCTTCCCATAAACACCCAGGGGGAAACCGGGGTCAGCAGCAGCATAAGAAGAGACCGGATCACGGTCGTTCCAACAGACACCAGCAACAAACAGTCGCCACTAAGATCTCGGAAACGATGAAAGAATTGCCGATGAGATCTGCTCAGCCGAGTGGAGGATCTTCCACCTGGGTCAAGATCATCGGTTTTATCGCAGTTGCATTGATCTTGTTTTTCGGATACTTTATTGTTCGCGAATATTTGGATAAGACCCCCGTTTACGGAAAACACGGTTGGGACGAGTCCGCGGGAGAAGCCGTCACTTGGGAAGATGCAGTGAAATATTGTTCTTCTAGACGCAAAAGATTACCAGACAAAGAGGAACTGAAAAGCTTCTCTAAAAGAGCGGATAAGAAGCTCAAATCGGCAGGAGTCTTTTGGTCCACTAGTCCGAGCGATAAAGGTGATTATACGACTGTCAATCTGAGTACAGGCGAATATGGGTCCAGCGAGACCTCGCATAAATTCGCTGCGATCTGCGTGAAATAG
- a CDS encoding homoserine dehydrogenase, producing the protein MQTIRIGLIGAGTVGSGVLKILSEESSRFEKEFGLSVQVHTICTRTPSKIAPLLKNFSKAKVTEDYKAVVGNPEIDLVLELVGGTTVSEEIVLEALKSKQTVVTANKALLSEKGEGIYRAAEENSTEIGFEAAVGGSIPIIRAIRNCMAGDRILGLYGILNGTTNFILSKMETEGLDYKEALALAQEKGFAEADPSFDVEGIDTAHKISILGSLAFGEKIPLQSIAIEGITKITRLDIAFASELGYRIKLLGLVRKLDGKVEARVQPVMIPKHHAFASVMNETNAVYYKTAFAGPGLIVGKGAGALPTASAVVSDLIFYGLRRGKHLPGEKNRFPKASISEANQTEARYYLRFNTLDQPGVLAEIAKDLGTNGVSISSVRQNESQKEPVEVVVVTHPCVEASISASLGRIDALEVILEPSIAIRLEDKL; encoded by the coding sequence ATGCAAACGATTCGGATCGGATTAATAGGCGCAGGCACCGTTGGCTCGGGAGTTTTAAAAATTCTTTCGGAAGAATCTTCCAGGTTTGAAAAAGAATTCGGCTTATCTGTTCAAGTACATACAATTTGCACGCGTACCCCTTCTAAGATCGCTCCCCTTTTAAAGAATTTTTCCAAAGCAAAAGTAACAGAAGATTACAAAGCAGTCGTAGGAAACCCGGAAATTGATCTGGTTTTAGAGCTTGTAGGAGGTACTACAGTCTCCGAAGAGATCGTACTCGAGGCCTTAAAATCCAAGCAAACGGTCGTTACCGCAAACAAGGCATTGCTCTCCGAAAAAGGAGAAGGCATTTATAGAGCCGCAGAAGAGAATTCTACCGAGATCGGATTCGAAGCGGCAGTAGGCGGCTCCATCCCCATCATTCGAGCTATTCGGAACTGCATGGCCGGAGATAGAATTTTAGGACTTTACGGTATTCTAAACGGAACTACCAACTTCATTCTTTCCAAAATGGAAACGGAAGGTTTGGATTACAAAGAGGCTCTTGCTCTAGCGCAGGAAAAGGGTTTCGCGGAAGCGGATCCTAGCTTCGATGTAGAAGGAATAGATACGGCTCATAAAATAAGTATACTCGGGTCCCTTGCCTTCGGCGAGAAAATTCCTTTACAGAGCATTGCAATCGAGGGAATAACAAAGATTACGCGATTGGATATCGCCTTTGCCTCCGAACTAGGCTATAGGATCAAGTTATTAGGACTTGTCCGTAAATTGGACGGAAAGGTCGAAGCTAGAGTGCAACCAGTGATGATCCCAAAACATCATGCCTTCGCAAGTGTGATGAACGAAACAAATGCTGTGTATTACAAAACGGCATTTGCGGGACCGGGTCTGATCGTAGGAAAAGGAGCGGGAGCTCTTCCTACTGCGTCTGCAGTGGTTTCGGATCTGATCTTTTACGGTCTGCGAAGAGGGAAACATCTTCCGGGCGAAAAGAACAGATTCCCCAAGGCATCCATATCGGAAGCGAATCAAACCGAAGCTAGGTATTATCTGAGGTTTAACACCTTGGACCAGCCGGGAGTTTTGGCCGAAATCGCAAAGGATCTAGGAACTAACGGAGTTTCTATTTCTTCGGTTCGACAAAACGAATCCCAAAAAGAACCGGTTGAAGTAGTGGTCGTTACCCATCCTTGTGTGGAGGCTTCTATTTCAGCCTCCCTGGGTAGGATAGACGCGTTAGAGGTGATTTTAGAGCCTTCTATTGCGATCCGTCTGGAAGATAAGCTATAA
- a CDS encoding STAS domain-containing protein produces MAKTEFEGLFIETSKTSVGDKELLVVTMNGKVTNTNAFEISRKINFVFDEGIYEIILDLSSLEYINSVGVATLLTLIKTVDQHNGKIVIGGLNHFLENVIRLMELPKKVAIYHTLEEAKAVFK; encoded by the coding sequence ATGGCAAAAACGGAATTCGAAGGCCTGTTCATAGAAACTAGTAAAACATCAGTGGGGGACAAGGAACTCCTGGTCGTCACCATGAACGGAAAAGTGACGAATACGAACGCTTTCGAAATTTCCAGAAAGATCAATTTCGTTTTCGACGAAGGGATCTACGAGATCATATTGGATCTGTCTTCTTTGGAATATATCAATAGTGTAGGAGTTGCTACCCTACTCACTCTGATCAAGACTGTGGACCAACATAACGGAAAGATCGTGATCGGCGGTCTGAACCATTTCTTAGAGAATGTGATCCGATTGATGGAACTTCCCAAAAAAGTGGCTATTTACCATACTTTGGAAGAAGCCAAAGCAGTCTTTAAATGA
- a CDS encoding phosphopantothenoylcysteine decarboxylase has protein sequence MDKYSKIIISSGPTREWIDPVRFISNASSGKMGFCLAEKAAYLGIEVVYVRGLTEAQYSNPKGARVVKVETTEEMKDAILKEMQSSSVLIMAAAPADFRPKNSTDSKIKKEEGSETLSLELVKNPDILLSVDEKVVSQNLKHILRVGFSAETDLLDKNATGKLERKNLDFIVGNYVGKDSKGFGDLDTSVIIFGREGSRKELGPASKEKIAAQILEYLNIASKEGQLSP, from the coding sequence TTGGATAAATATTCAAAAATTATAATAAGTTCCGGACCTACTCGAGAGTGGATCGACCCAGTACGTTTTATTTCCAACGCTTCTTCCGGCAAAATGGGCTTCTGTTTGGCGGAGAAGGCTGCGTATCTCGGGATCGAAGTGGTTTACGTGAGAGGCCTAACCGAGGCTCAATATTCCAATCCTAAAGGCGCTAGAGTGGTAAAGGTAGAAACCACGGAAGAAATGAAGGATGCTATTCTAAAGGAAATGCAATCTTCTTCTGTATTGATCATGGCGGCCGCTCCTGCGGATTTCCGTCCCAAGAATTCTACCGATTCCAAGATCAAGAAAGAAGAAGGAAGCGAAACTCTATCTTTGGAACTCGTTAAGAATCCGGATATTCTTCTCTCCGTAGATGAGAAAGTGGTTTCTCAGAATCTGAAACATATATTGAGAGTGGGCTTTTCTGCGGAGACCGATCTTCTGGATAAAAATGCCACAGGTAAATTAGAAAGAAAGAATTTGGATTTTATCGTAGGAAATTATGTGGGCAAGGATTCCAAAGGTTTCGGGGATCTGGATACCAGCGTGATCATTTTCGGAAGGGAAGGTTCTAGAAAGGAATTAGGACCAGCTTCTAAGGAGAAGATTGCAGCTCAAATTTTAGAATATTTGAATATTGCTTCTAAGGAAGGACAACTGTCCCCGTGA
- a CDS encoding phosphopantothenoylcysteine decarboxylase has protein sequence MEKKDILIAVSGSIAAFRACELVRNLVKEGYPVSVIMTENATKFIGPITFEALTGKKVQIDEYEHGMAHIDARNRAAVIAVVPATANLIAKMANGIADDLVTSTYLAAKCPVLVAPAMNPNMFTHPSTQRNLARLKEDGVIILDPQEGVVVCGDEGYGKLADVPVMQKKIIEYYNKSSQ, from the coding sequence ATGGAAAAGAAGGATATTCTAATTGCAGTCAGCGGAAGTATCGCGGCCTTTCGTGCCTGCGAGTTGGTTCGTAATCTTGTAAAAGAAGGATATCCTGTCTCCGTGATCATGACGGAGAATGCGACCAAGTTCATAGGTCCGATCACCTTCGAGGCTCTTACCGGCAAAAAAGTCCAGATAGACGAATACGAGCACGGAATGGCCCATATAGACGCTCGAAACAGAGCCGCAGTGATTGCTGTGGTCCCTGCTACCGCGAATTTGATCGCGAAAATGGCGAACGGGATCGCGGACGATCTTGTAACTTCTACCTATCTTGCTGCGAAATGTCCTGTGTTAGTGGCACCTGCGATGAATCCGAATATGTTCACTCATCCCAGCACTCAAAGGAACCTGGCCCGTTTGAAAGAAGACGGGGTCATTATCCTGGATCCTCAGGAAGGAGTGGTGGTTTGCGGTGACGAAGGTTACGGAAAATTGGCCGACGTTCCTGTGATGCAAAAGAAGATCATCGAGTACTATAACAAATCTTCCCAATAG